The DNA window CCTACATGCGCCGGTACGTACCGGACTTCGAACCCAACACGGCACGGTGGTGAGCATGCGGGTCACCGGATACGCCTACCCGTGGGACGTGCTCGACGCCCCCGGCTTCGCCGAACGCGCGCTCGAACTCGGCGTCGACGAGGTCGCGGTGGCGGTCTCGTACCACACGACCAGGGCCGCGACCCCGTACGCGCCCGACCGGAGCGCGGTGCTCGCCAGGCACGCCGCGCTCTACCGTCCCACGCGCGACCAGGTGTGGGAAGGCGCGCGGCTGCGGCCGGGCACCCCGGACTGGGTCGACCGCGAGGACAGCGCGGGCGGTGCCGTGGCCGCGCTCCGCGACGCTGGGATCTCGACCGCGGCCTGGGTCGTGTTGACGCACAACTCCAAGCTGGGCACCGAGTTCCCGGATGTCGCGGTGCGCAACTGCTTCGGTGAGAGCTACCCGTGGGCGTTGTGCCCGGCACAGGAGGAAGTGCGCGCCTACGCGGCGACGCTCGCCGCCGAATGCGTCGCCGATCTCGACGTGGCGACGGTGATCCTGGAGGCCTGCGGCCAGCTCGGCGCGGTGCACCAGTGCCACCACGAGAAGACCGATGCCGTGTGGGCACCGGCGACGGCCCGGCTGCTTTCGGTGTGCTGCTGCGCGCTGTGCCGTCGCTTGTGGACCGACGCCGGTCTCGAACCCGGCGAGGTCGAACGGAAGCTGCGCGCCGAGGTGCGGCGGCTGATCGAGACCGGCGATCTCGCCGCTGCCGAAGACAAGCTGCCGGGCGGGCTGCGCGACGCGCTGCTGTCCGCCCGGCAGCGCTCCACCGACGACCTCCGTCGCGAGGTACTGGCGGCGATCGGCGGTGGCAGGCGGATCGTGCTGCACGGCGCGGTGGATCCGTGGGTCACCGGCGCGCTGCCCGGTCTCACGCCATCGGCCGCCGACGACGTCGATGCGGTGGTGCTGCAGAACTGGGCACCCGGCAAGGCGAGCCTCGACGCGGTCTCGACCGCGCGCGCCGAGCTTCCGTCCACTGTGGACATCGGAAGTTACGTCACGGCGGTGGGGGCGAGCCCGGTGCCCGATATCGAGGCATACGTGAGCGAGCTCGGCAAGGCCGGTGCCGCCGAGCTGCACCTGTACCATCTCGGACTCGCGGGGCCCGGCCGCCGTGCCGACCTGCACGCCGCCGTCGGTGGTGCGCGAAACGTTGTCTAGCAAGGGGTTTTGATGACTGAGGAGACAAAGGCGAGCGAGCTGGACCGGATCGTGGCGGCCGCGGTGACCGCGGCGGCCGCGCTGGCCGTGAGCACGCCCGCCGAGCGCGCGGCGTGGCTGGCCGCCGGTGCCGACGCGCTCGACGCGGCCGCCGACGAGCTGATCCCGCTCGCGGCCGCGGAGACCCACCTGCCCGCGGCACCGAGGCTGAAGGGCGAGCTGGCGAGGACGACGTTCCAACTGCGTCTGTTCGGCGAGGTGCTGCGCGACGGCGCGTTCCTCGGAGCCGCCATCGACCACGCCGATCCGGAGTGGCCGATGGGACCGAGGCCGGACATCCGCAGGGCGAACGTGCCGATCGGGCCGACCGTGGTGTTCGCGGCGAGCAACTTCCCGTTCGCCTTCAGCGTCGCCGGTGGCGACACCGCCTCCGCGCTGGCCGCGGGCTGCCCGGTGGTGCTGAAAGCGCACCCCGGACATCCCGAACTGTCCACACGAACCGGTGAACTGCTGCGCGACGCGCTGGTGAAGGCCGGTGCGCCCGAGGGCGTGTTCGAGGTGGTGCACGGTGTCGACGCCGGGGTCGCCGTGTTGAAGGACCCGCGCATCCAGGCCGCCGCGTTCACCGGCTCGGTCCCCGGCGGGCGCGCGCTGTTCGACATCGCGGCGGCGCGGCCGAACCCGATCCCGTTCTACGGCGAACTCGGCAGCGTCAACCCCGTTGTCGTGGCGCCGGGGGCGATCGCGGCGCGCGGGGAGCAGATCGCCAAGGGGTACGTCGGATCGTTCACGCTCGGCGCTGGCCAGTTCTGCACCAAACCGGGGTTGCTGTTCCTGCCGGAGGGCCACGGGCTGGACGACGCGCTGCGCGAGGCCGTCGGCGCCACTTCGGCCCAGCCGATGCTGAACGAGCGCATCGCGACCGGGTTCGCGTCCGGGTTGGCGAAACTGCGCGCGCTGCCTGGTGTCTCGGTGCTGGCGTCGCCGGAATCGGACGGTCCCGATGTCGCCGCTACCTTGCTCTCCACGACCGCGAAGGCGTTCGCGGACGGCGGTGAGACCGCGCGGTCGGAATGCTTCGGGCCCGCTTCGCTGATCGTCACCTACGCGGACGCGGACGAGTTGCTCGCGCTGCTCGGCGAGCTCGAACCGGGACTGACCGCGACGGTGCACGGCGAGGAGTCCGATGTGGACTACGTCCGGCCACTGCTGCCCGCGCTGACCAGGCTGGCCGGGCGGCTGCTGTGGAACGACTGGCCGACCGGGGTGACGGTCAGCTGGGCGCAGCAGCACGGCGGGCCGTACCCCGCGACCACCGCGCCGACCACCACCTCGGTGGGCACCGCCGCGATCGAGCGGTTCCTGCGCCCCGTCGCCTGGCAGGGCTTCCCCGAGGCGCTGCTGCCGCCCCCGCTGCGGGACGACAACCCGTGGCGGCTGCCCCGCCGCACCGACGGTACCGCCGAACTGAACTGACCTAGTCCTGACCCGCCGCCGCTTCGGAATCCCTTTCCCCGCCGAGAGGAACGACAATGCCGTTGAACCGAAGGGCGATGCTGCGCGGCAGCGCGGTGGCCGCGGCCACGATCGCCGTCAGCACCGGATCCGCGACGGCGTTCGCGGCCGGTGCGCCCTCTGACGACTTCGCGAAGATCGTCGCCGGATACCGGGCGTTGCAGATCGGCACCGGTCGCCGGTCGAAGGAGCGCGACCAGGCGGTGCGCGCGCTCGACGAGGTGGCCACCGGGTACGACGCCTCGATGAACGCCGGCGCGGACCAGCTGTGGGCGGATCTCCCCGTGCAGCCGGGCAGCGACTTCTTTCCGAAGATGTACTACCGGCTGCGCACGATCGCTGTCGACTGGGCGACTCCCGGATCGGCGCTGTCCGCGAAGCCCGGCGAGGCGGATCGGATCAAGTCCGCTTTGGACACCCTGTACCGCTTGCAGTACAACGAAAAGGTCGCCGAAAAAGGCAACTGGTACGTGTACGAGATCGGCGTGCCGTACTGGTTGCTGCAAATCCTGCTGGCACTCGGCGACGAGCTGCCCGCGGCGGACCGTGAGCGGTACCTGCGCCCGGTGCTGCGGTTCGTGGCGGATCCGAACGTCAGGGCGAACAACCCGAGCGTGATCGAGACGGGCGCGAACCGCGCGGACAAGGCACTGATCGCGGTGGTGTCGGGTGCGATGCTCGGCGACGAGAAGCGCGTCCGGCTCGGGATCGACGCGGTGACCGATGTGGCGGGCGGCGGTGCGGCGAGCCTGGTGAAGCGGGTGACCCGCGGCGACGGTTTCCACACCGACGGCTCGTTCCTCCAGCACGAGGTGGTGCCCTATCCGGGGCACTACGCGCTCGTGCTGCTGCAGGCGGCGGCCAGCCTGCTGGAAATCACCTCGGGCACGGCGTGGGAACTTCCACTGCCGGTGCGGCAACAGGTCTACGACGTGCTGCCCGATGCCTGCGCGCCGTTCATGTTCTCCGGGTACATGATGGAACCCGCGCGTGGCCGCATGCTGTCCCGTCAGGGCGAGACCGGCCACGACGCGGGGCATCAGCTCACCGCGGCCGCGGTGCTGCTCGCGCGCACCGCGCCCGATCCCGCGAAGTCGCGTCTCGCCGGGCTCGCCGCGGATTGGATCGATCGCGGCAAGTGGGCACCCTTCCTCGATGTCCGTGACGTGCAACGGTTTTCGGGTGGTCTGCAACCGGTCGGCGTCCCCGAGGTCGAGTACGCGCAGGAGCTACTGGCCACCGGTCCGAAGCGCCCGCCGCTGGTGCCCCGGCACCGGATCTTCGCGCAGCAGGATCGCATGGTCCACGTGACGCGGGACTGGTCGGCTTCCCTCGGCGTCAGTTCGGCCCGGATCTGCCGGTACGAATCGGTCAACAGTATGAATTTGCACGGCTGGTACACCGGCGACGGGGCGTTGTACGTGTTCCTGCCCGGCGCCGAAGGCCACTACAGCGATGCGTACTGGCCGACGGTGGACGCGAAGCTGATTCCCGGCACCACCGAGAAGGACTCGGACCCGCCGAAGCTGGAGCAGGTCCCGGTGACCTCGAAGGCGCATTCCGGCGGTGTCCGGCTCGACGACGAACACGGCACCTACGCACTGGACTTCGCCTCGCAGGACGGCACGCTTTCGGCGAAGAAGTCTTGGTTCTTCACCCCGTCCGGCATCGTCTGCCTAGGCGCCGGGATCACGGACGCCTCGGGCGCGAAAGTCCGCACCACGGTGGAAAACCGCAGCCTCGACCGCGGCCTGCTGCTCGCCGACGGCTGGCCAGCCGACACCCGCCTCGGCAAGACGTCGACCTTGCACCGCCCCCGCTGGCTGCACCTGGACGACGTCGCCGGGTACGTGCTGCTCGACGACGCCGAGGTCACCCTGCTGCGCGAAGACCGCACCGGCGCCTGGCACGACGTCGACACGGGCGCCAACACCGGCGGCACCACGACCCTGTACACCCGCCGCTACCAGAAGATCGTGATCGAACACGGTGCCACGCCCACGAACGCCAAGTACGCCTACGCGGTGCTGCCTTCGGCCTCGCTGGTCGGCACCATCGCCTCGGCAGGCGCGTGGCGAGTCCGCTCGAACACGCCGACGGTGCAAGCGGTCCGCCTGTGGGACAACACTCTCCTCGCGAACTTCTTCGCCGCGGGCTCGGCCGACGAGGTCTCGGTTTCGGCGCCCGCCTCTGTCGCGTTAGGACGATCGCGAGCCGGTTGGCGGCTCGCGGTGTCCGATCCGACGCAGCAGCAGGACACGATCCGGGTGACGGTACGCCGCCGGACGGTCGAAGTGAAGGTGGCCGGGACGTTGGGCGCGACGCAGGTCATTCGCTTGTAGCCGGGCGAGGATTCCGATCCGCACCGGCTCGCGGCCGGGCCGGGACAGACTGCGCCCGCGGTTCGGATGTCGGGCGCGGTCGTTCTGCTCTTCGCCCGGATAGTGGCCGAAGAGCCGAGTTTCGCAGGTCGGTCTGCTGTGGACACAGCGACCGGCCCGCCAGCGGCGGCGGGTGCGCTTAGGCGGCGCGAGGTTGGGCGGTGTGGCGGTTTGTTCTGGATCTTCGCCAGGGGTCGATGAAGTCGGGTGGGGTGAATTCGGGGAGGCCGTTGACCATGCGGAGTGTTCAGTCGCTACGATGCAACAGCCGATGGTGGTGTCCGCATAGCAGCACGAGATTGCCCAGCTCGGTGAGGCCGCCGTGTGCCCACTCCACGACATGGTGTGCCTCGCAATGGCGCGGCGCGCACTCCGGGGAACGCGCATCCTTTGTCGCGCATGGCAAGCATGTATCGGATCGCTTCGGTGACCAGTCGCTTGGCCCGCCCGACTTCCAGGGGCTGTCCTTTGCCGTCGAGCATCATCGGGATGATTCTGCAGTCGCAGGCCAGGATGTGGGCTTCGCTGGCGGTGATGTCGGTGACCATGTCCAGGCAGGCTTTGCCGAGTTCGGCTTTGAGGTCGGCCAGGGGGATGGTCACGATCAGGTCCGCGCGGCCGCCGCTGTGGTTCGGCGAGTCGGGGTGACTTCCGGCGAGGGCAACGATCTCCATAAAGGCGTCGCCATATCGCTCCGCTCGGCTCCGCTGCACCGGTTCGCCCGTCGGGTCACCTTCACGGGATTGGGCGAGTGGATCCAGTAGAGCAAGGGTTTTCGCGGCGGAGATGGGGTCGAGGTAGCCGTCGAACTTGGCTGAACCATCTTTGCGCTGATGGAAGTGCACGGAGCGGGTGGGATCGGGAGTGTCGCGGGGTTCGGGGCCGTCGGGGTCGAGGTGGCCGAGGATTTCCTTACCCAGCTTGCCGATCTCTGACGTGCCTGCGTTCTGTGCCAGATTCACAAGGGACCGTTCTGCGAACTCCTGATCTTCAACCGGAGTCGTGGCGGGGATCTTTTCCAGCACCCGCACGATTTTGTCCACGTGCTCGGGCGAGACCGCACCTTCCCGCGCCGCGTCTCCGACGAGCGGTGCGGCGGCGGGGATTTCGGTGCCGTCGATGCTGTGGCTGGGGTTGGTCACCAGTGCCCGCTTCACCAGCTTCTTCACCTCGGGCCCGGTGCAGCGCGCGATATCGGCCACCAGTCCGGCCACAGTCGTGTATCCCAAGTCGCGGGCGCCGCCGTTGTCCAGGTGCGCGATCATGCGGTGGATGCGGGCTTCCTGCTGCCACCACGACACGAACTCCTCCCGCAACCGCGCGGCAACCTCACGCGCGTCAAGCCGCCACAGCTCATCCTGCTGCGGCACAAGGGAAGGAGATGTTCCTGGCACGCCTCCAGTTTACCGCGTTCGCACACGGGTTCGAATGACCCGATCGGGTGAGTGAAGAACGAGTCCATAATGGACATACATGGCAAACCTGAGCTGCACCAACAAAGTCAGCACCCGCAATCGAACTTGACCATAGGCAGACCGCCGCCCGGACGGCCAAAGCCCGGCCCCTCCTTCCCGTCCAAAGCCATCTTTGGACCGGAGCTAGACACGGCGAAGCGCCCAGGTCAGAATCCGCTCTGAGCAGAACGTGCCGACAAACAAGGGCCCGGCTAATAGGATCAAAAAAATGACCACACCCCAAGAAGTCCCCGTCACCGTGCTACCACCGAAAACCACCCCAGCCCCGGCCGTGGTCACCTGGCACATGCTCGACGCGCCCCGGAGCAACGAGGCGTTCGCGGCGGCGTTGCCGATGAACGGGGTGGACGCGTGGCGGATACACCTCGGCCTTCCAGGATGTGGTGCGCGGGGGACGGCGGAGCGGGGATGGGACGACGCCATGCTGGACTTCCTCGGGCCGATGGTCCACCAGGCAGCGGACGAGTTCGCGACCGTTTTCGCGAGGCTGAAGGAAGAGTTGCCGATCGCCGACGCGCCGATCGGGCTGCTGGGCGGGTCGGCTGGTGGTCTCGTGGCGCTGGAAGTGCTCGCGCGACAGGACTTCCCCGTCGCGGCGACGGCGCTGGTGAATCCGGCGGTGCGGGCGAGCACGGTCATCGAGCTGAGCGAGCCGGACATCGGGCCGTACCGCTGGACCGATGAGGCACTCCGCGCCGCCGACGAGCTGGATTTCTTGAAGAGGGCGGAACTCGCGTCGCCGTTGCTCGTGGTCAGCGGCGCGGAGGACTATCCCAAACTGCGAGAAGAGGCCGCAGCGCTGGTCGAGGCGGTCGGCGGCAGGTTCGAAACGGTCGCGGGCCTGGCGCATCCCCTTGCTGACCAGCCGGGTATCGAGCCCGCGCCGCAGCTGCCCGTGGCCAAGGCGGTGGACGACATCCTGACGGCATGGTTCACCGCGCGGTTGTCCACAGTGGAACGGGAATAGCCCGCCGCCAGCCGCGGGTTGTGTCCGTTGTCGGCCCGACCTCGGAGCCCTGGGAAGGAAAACATGACCCCCGAAGAACTGCTGACCACCACCCGAGCCGTGCGCAAGCGCCTCGACCTGACCCGTGACGTGCCGCTCGAACTGGTCAAGCGGGCGTTGACGATCGGCTTGCAGGCGCCGAGCGGGTCGAACCGGCAGCAGTGGCAGTGGCTGGTGGTCACCGATGCGGGGCA is part of the Amycolatopsis sp. CA-230715 genome and encodes:
- a CDS encoding alpha/beta fold hydrolase, with amino-acid sequence MTTPQEVPVTVLPPKTTPAPAVVTWHMLDAPRSNEAFAAALPMNGVDAWRIHLGLPGCGARGTAERGWDDAMLDFLGPMVHQAADEFATVFARLKEELPIADAPIGLLGGSAGGLVALEVLARQDFPVAATALVNPAVRASTVIELSEPDIGPYRWTDEALRAADELDFLKRAELASPLLVVSGAEDYPKLREEAAALVEAVGGRFETVAGLAHPLADQPGIEPAPQLPVAKAVDDILTAWFTARLSTVERE
- a CDS encoding aldehyde dehydrogenase (NADP(+)), producing the protein MTEETKASELDRIVAAAVTAAAALAVSTPAERAAWLAAGADALDAAADELIPLAAAETHLPAAPRLKGELARTTFQLRLFGEVLRDGAFLGAAIDHADPEWPMGPRPDIRRANVPIGPTVVFAASNFPFAFSVAGGDTASALAAGCPVVLKAHPGHPELSTRTGELLRDALVKAGAPEGVFEVVHGVDAGVAVLKDPRIQAAAFTGSVPGGRALFDIAAARPNPIPFYGELGSVNPVVVAPGAIAARGEQIAKGYVGSFTLGAGQFCTKPGLLFLPEGHGLDDALREAVGATSAQPMLNERIATGFASGLAKLRALPGVSVLASPESDGPDVAATLLSTTAKAFADGGETARSECFGPASLIVTYADADELLALLGELEPGLTATVHGEESDVDYVRPLLPALTRLAGRLLWNDWPTGVTVSWAQQHGGPYPATTAPTTTSVGTAAIERFLRPVAWQGFPEALLPPPLRDDNPWRLPRRTDGTAELN
- a CDS encoding polysaccharide lyase 8 family protein, producing the protein MPLNRRAMLRGSAVAAATIAVSTGSATAFAAGAPSDDFAKIVAGYRALQIGTGRRSKERDQAVRALDEVATGYDASMNAGADQLWADLPVQPGSDFFPKMYYRLRTIAVDWATPGSALSAKPGEADRIKSALDTLYRLQYNEKVAEKGNWYVYEIGVPYWLLQILLALGDELPAADRERYLRPVLRFVADPNVRANNPSVIETGANRADKALIAVVSGAMLGDEKRVRLGIDAVTDVAGGGAASLVKRVTRGDGFHTDGSFLQHEVVPYPGHYALVLLQAAASLLEITSGTAWELPLPVRQQVYDVLPDACAPFMFSGYMMEPARGRMLSRQGETGHDAGHQLTAAAVLLARTAPDPAKSRLAGLAADWIDRGKWAPFLDVRDVQRFSGGLQPVGVPEVEYAQELLATGPKRPPLVPRHRIFAQQDRMVHVTRDWSASLGVSSARICRYESVNSMNLHGWYTGDGALYVFLPGAEGHYSDAYWPTVDAKLIPGTTEKDSDPPKLEQVPVTSKAHSGGVRLDDEHGTYALDFASQDGTLSAKKSWFFTPSGIVCLGAGITDASGAKVRTTVENRSLDRGLLLADGWPADTRLGKTSTLHRPRWLHLDDVAGYVLLDDAEVTLLREDRTGAWHDVDTGANTGGTTTLYTRRYQKIVIEHGATPTNAKYAYAVLPSASLVGTIASAGAWRVRSNTPTVQAVRLWDNTLLANFFAAGSADEVSVSAPASVALGRSRAGWRLAVSDPTQQQDTIRVTVRRRTVEVKVAGTLGATQVIRL
- a CDS encoding HNH endonuclease signature motif containing protein; this translates as MPCATKDARSPECAPRHCEAHHVVEWAHGGLTELGNLVLLCGHHHRLLHRSD